A genomic stretch from Bacteroidales bacterium includes:
- a CDS encoding T9SS type A sorting domain-containing protein, with product MRTIILILALIFSLRLFSQISVCGSSIELTADTMGTNAVTGMWTCSHNQIVISNIDPSPLHFKVIADASGIPNFFVNGMQSVWFYWEYMDHQNNLHRDSINVLFYEMPNCHHYTDTTICNHSLYLIGHTSISNALVNWGGIGSNPSNVIFSNSNESSTNAFFPLTGNYSVVWTEMNAENNACRCSDTFMVNIVNIPYIEVGPDLMICNSHFAYLCAHTDSNVIGEWSGPIGITFYDGPHDSLLNPNGKNNKCTWIKNNNFNETITMYYITFNGYCYNYDSVNVSFYFSYPPIITTNLADTVSSYNEYQSLCAVTPTYGYGYWIDNNAGTLFQPSNNTPCNVTAVVNNSGMHCFNWVTVNHTCRDTSEAFCVNFTSMEFVENIKDLYIYPNLFNEYIFIIAPKAMIVSLEGYDVLGKNRFLINDIRLELGENKVPIINNLEEGIYLIVIRYGSQKVSFKTYYKH from the coding sequence ATGAGAACCATCATTTTAATTTTAGCTTTAATTTTTTCGTTAAGATTATTTTCGCAGATTTCGGTCTGTGGTAGTTCTATCGAATTAACTGCCGATACTATGGGTACAAATGCAGTTACTGGTATGTGGACTTGTTCGCATAATCAGATTGTAATATCTAATATCGATCCGTCGCCTTTGCATTTTAAAGTGATTGCTGATGCTTCGGGAATACCCAATTTTTTTGTAAACGGTATGCAGTCGGTATGGTTTTATTGGGAATATATGGACCATCAAAATAATTTACATAGAGATAGTATAAATGTGTTGTTTTACGAAATGCCCAATTGTCATCATTATACCGATACCACTATTTGTAATCATTCTTTATATTTAATAGGGCATACTTCTATAAGTAATGCCTTAGTAAACTGGGGTGGTATTGGTTCTAATCCCTCTAATGTTATTTTTTCAAATTCAAATGAAAGTTCGACTAATGCTTTTTTTCCATTGACAGGTAATTATTCTGTTGTATGGACCGAAATGAATGCTGAAAATAATGCATGCAGATGTTCAGATACATTTATGGTCAATATTGTTAATATACCTTATATTGAGGTTGGACCTGATTTGATGATATGCAATAGTCATTTTGCTTATTTATGTGCCCATACAGACAGTAATGTAATAGGTGAGTGGAGTGGTCCTATCGGTATTACTTTTTATGATGGACCCCATGATTCTTTACTTAATCCCAATGGAAAAAATAATAAATGTACTTGGATAAAAAATAACAATTTTAACGAAACTATTACCATGTATTATATTACTTTTAATGGTTATTGTTATAATTATGATTCTGTTAATGTATCATTTTACTTTTCTTATCCGCCTATAATAACAACAAATTTAGCAGATACCGTTTCAAGTTATAATGAGTATCAGTCGTTATGTGCAGTAACACCCACTTATGGTTATGGTTATTGGATTGATAATAATGCAGGAACCCTATTTCAACCATCTAATAATACTCCATGCAATGTTACGGCAGTTGTAAATAACAGTGGCATGCATTGTTTTAATTGGGTAACAGTTAATCATACTTGTAGAGATACAAGTGAGGCTTTTTGTGTTAATTTTACATCGATGGAGTTTGTTGAAAATATAAAAGATTTATATATATATCCCAATTTATTTAACGAGTATATATTTATTATTGCTCCTAAAGCTATGATTGTCTCACTCGAAGGTTATGATGTTTTAGGTAAAAATCGATTTTTGATTAACGATATTCGATTAGAATTGGGTGAGAACAAGGTTCCTATAATAAATAATTTAGAAGAGGGGATATATTTAATAGTAATTCGATATGGTAGTCAAAAAGTTTCATTTAAAACTTATTATAAGCATTGA